Proteins encoded in a region of the Streptomyces sp. V4I8 genome:
- a CDS encoding IS630 family transposase, protein MRPHLKKCWTIPPRANAQFAARMEDVLAVYARPYDPARPVVCMDEKPYQLLDHARGPLPARPGHDACQDSEYIRCGTCSIFVWVEPLRGWRRVQALSQRTRIDWAGQVKQLLSVDYPAAETVVLVMDNLNTHDIASLYEAFEPEEAFALTQRLEIHHTPKHGSWLNIAETELAALSRQCLDRRIGDLNTLNTELSAWQNATNTDQRQVDWQFTTHDARIKLRHLYPKN, encoded by the coding sequence CTGCGTCCTCACCTGAAGAAGTGCTGGACCATCCCACCACGAGCGAACGCGCAGTTCGCGGCCCGGATGGAAGACGTGCTGGCCGTCTATGCCCGGCCCTATGACCCGGCACGTCCGGTGGTGTGCATGGACGAGAAGCCCTACCAACTCCTCGACCATGCCCGCGGCCCGCTCCCGGCCCGACCTGGCCACGACGCCTGCCAGGACAGCGAGTACATCCGCTGCGGCACATGCTCCATCTTCGTGTGGGTCGAACCCTTACGCGGGTGGCGTCGCGTGCAGGCACTGTCCCAGCGGACCCGGATCGACTGGGCCGGCCAGGTCAAGCAGCTGCTGAGCGTGGACTACCCAGCAGCCGAGACCGTGGTGCTGGTGATGGACAACCTCAACACCCACGACATCGCCTCACTGTACGAGGCATTCGAACCAGAAGAGGCATTCGCCCTGACTCAACGCCTCGAGATCCACCACACGCCCAAACACGGGTCATGGCTCAACATCGCCGAGACCGAACTCGCCGCGCTGAGCAGGCAATGCCTCGACCGCCGGATCGGCGACCTCAACACACTCAACACCGAACTCTCAGCCTGGCAGAACGCCACCAACACCGACCAACGTCAGGTGGACTGGCAGTTCACCACCCACGACGCACGCATCAAACTGCGCCACCTATATCCCAAAAATTAG
- a CDS encoding helix-turn-helix domain-containing protein: MGSQKKWPVRLTARDREELVRVTTTGVRGASMIMRARVLLALDTSVGEVDSKEMIATRLGVSGETLRLVAKRFTETGGDVHATIARKRRDLPPVPSPVTGEVEARLIAMACSQPPQGYARWSLRLLEKHVALVEDIPDLDHSTIGRILKKRNCVLT; encoded by the coding sequence ATGGGTTCGCAGAAGAAGTGGCCGGTCAGGTTGACTGCGCGGGACCGCGAGGAGTTGGTCCGGGTGACCACGACGGGTGTTCGTGGAGCCTCGATGATCATGCGTGCGCGAGTGTTGCTCGCACTGGACACCTCGGTGGGTGAGGTGGATTCCAAGGAGATGATCGCGACCCGGCTTGGCGTCTCTGGTGAGACGTTGCGGCTGGTCGCCAAGCGCTTCACCGAGACCGGCGGCGATGTTCACGCCACAATCGCACGGAAGAGGCGCGACCTGCCGCCGGTGCCCTCGCCGGTGACCGGTGAGGTCGAAGCCCGGCTGATCGCGATGGCGTGCTCCCAGCCGCCCCAGGGCTATGCACGGTGGTCACTGCGGCTGCTGGAGAAGCACGTCGCGCTGGTCGAGGACATCCCTGATCTGGACCACTCCACCATCGGGAGGATCTTAAAAAAACGGAACTGCGTCCTCACCTGA
- a CDS encoding transposase, giving the protein MEAYAARFDDLFSTLAQRRGFREYLAGLLLPRDRNKTLTCLAGTEPVVGAQHAAAQRLQFFLSESTWDREAVNARRLELLLADAATAPHPGGVLVVDDSGDRKDGHATAHVGKQYLGSVGKIDRGVVTVTTCWADERVYYPLHAVPYTPAHHFPRRKSDPAFRTKLQIGALLARQAAEAGVSFRAVAADCAYGDHDSFRRELSDAHLPFVMALKRGHGSWQYKDAFRPVDAARELAWRGPEQPGDWQPVTRAFRDGRTTTWWAADAQLGWGGPTARSGWSWPPPTRPPCPRTPPGTWPPTCPAPAHPASSTAGTRPLTSPKSCGSTGCGTGSNRATNRSRTNSAGPTSRSAPTPPSAATRPS; this is encoded by the coding sequence TTGGAAGCGTACGCTGCCCGGTTCGATGACCTCTTCTCCACGCTGGCTCAGCGCCGGGGGTTTCGCGAGTACCTGGCCGGGCTGCTGCTGCCGCGGGACCGGAACAAGACACTCACCTGCCTGGCCGGTACGGAACCCGTGGTCGGTGCCCAGCACGCGGCAGCCCAGCGGCTGCAGTTCTTCCTGTCCGAGTCGACCTGGGACCGGGAAGCGGTCAACGCCCGCCGCCTGGAGCTGTTGCTGGCCGATGCGGCCACTGCCCCGCACCCGGGCGGGGTACTGGTCGTCGACGACTCCGGTGACCGCAAGGACGGTCATGCGACCGCGCACGTGGGCAAGCAGTACCTGGGCTCGGTCGGGAAGATCGACCGCGGTGTGGTCACCGTGACCACGTGCTGGGCGGACGAGCGGGTCTACTACCCGCTGCACGCCGTCCCCTACACCCCCGCCCACCACTTCCCGCGCCGCAAGAGTGATCCCGCATTCCGTACGAAGCTGCAGATCGGGGCCCTCCTGGCCCGTCAGGCCGCAGAAGCAGGGGTGTCCTTCCGGGCGGTAGCAGCCGACTGTGCCTACGGCGACCACGACAGCTTCCGCCGTGAACTGTCCGACGCCCACTTGCCATTCGTGATGGCCCTCAAACGAGGCCACGGCAGCTGGCAGTACAAAGATGCCTTCCGGCCCGTCGATGCCGCCCGCGAGCTGGCCTGGCGGGGTCCCGAGCAGCCCGGTGACTGGCAGCCGGTCACCCGCGCTTTCCGCGACGGCCGCACCACCACCTGGTGGGCCGCCGACGCCCAGCTGGGCTGGGGGGGCCCAACGGCGCGATCCGGCTGGTCGTGGCCACCACCGACCCGGCCACCCTGCCCGAGAACGCCACCTGGTACTTGGCCACCAACCTGCCCCGCCCCGGCTCACCCCGCGAGCAGCACAGCCGGCACCCGGCCGCTGACCTCACCGAAGTCGTGCGGATCTACGGGCTGCGGCACTGGGTCGAACAGAGCTACAAACAGGTCAAGGACGAACTCGGCTGGGCCGACTTCCAGGTCCGCTCCGACACCGCCATCCGCCGCCACCAGACCCTCGTGA